A single Callithrix jacchus isolate 240 chromosome 4, calJac240_pri, whole genome shotgun sequence DNA region contains:
- the LOC103792212 gene encoding histone H4, whose protein sequence is MSGRGKGGKGLGKGGAKRHRKVLRDNIQGITKPAIRRLARRGGVKRISGLIYEETRGVLKVFLENVIRDAVTYTEHAKRKTVTAMDVVYALKRQGRTLYGFGG, encoded by the coding sequence ATGTCTGGTCGCGGTAAGGGCGGAAAGGGCCTAGGCAAGGGTGGCGCCAAGCGTCATCGTAAAGTATTGCGTGACAACATCCAGGGAATCACCAAGCCCGCCATCCGGCGCTTGGCTCGCCGCGGCGGTGTCAAGCGTATTTCTGGTCTTATCTATGAGGAGACTCGCGGAGTGCTGAAGGTTTTCCTGGAAAATGTCATCCGCGATGCTGTCACCTACACGGAACACGCCAAACGCAAGACGGTCACAGCCATGGACGTGGTCTACGCGCTCAAGCGCCAGGGACGCACTCTGTATGGCTTCGGCGGCTGA
- the LOC100895121 gene encoding histone H2B type 1-M — MPEPTKSAPAPKKGSKKAVTKAQKKDGKKRKRSRKESYSVYVYKVLKQVHPDTGISSKAMGIMNSFVNDIFERIAGEASRLAHYNKRSTITSREIQTAVRLLLPGELAKHAVSEGTKAVTKYTSSK, encoded by the coding sequence ATGCCTGAACCTACCAAGTCCGCTCCCGCCCCGAAGAAGGGCTCCAAGAAGGCAGTGACCAAGGCGCAGAAGAAGGACGGCAAGAAGCGCAAGCGCAGCCGCAAGGAGAGCTACTCCGTGTACGTGTACAAGGTGCTGAAGCAGGTGCACCCCGACACCGGCATCTCCTCCAAGGCCATGGGCATCATGAACTCCTTCGTCAACGACATCTTCGAGCGCATTGCTGGCGAGGCTTCCCGCCTGGCGCATTACAACAAGCGCTCGACCATCACCTCCAGGGAGATCCAGACGGCCGTGCGCCTGCTGCTGCCTGGGGAGCTGGCCAAGCACGCCGTGTCGGAGGGCACCAAGGCCGTCACCAAGTACACCAGTTCCAAGTAA
- the H1-4 gene encoding histone H1.4, translating to MSETAPAAPAAPAPAEKAPVKKKARKSAGAAKRKASGPPVSELITKAVAASKERSGVSLAALKKALAAAGYDVEKNNSRIKLGLKSLVSKGTLVQTKGTGASGSFKLNKKAASGEAKPKAKKAGAAKAKKPTGAAKKPKKATGAATPKKTAKKTPKKAKKPAAAAGAKKAKSPKKAKAAKPKKAPKSPAKAKAVKPKAAKPKTAKPKAAKPKKAAAKKK from the coding sequence ATGTCCGAGACTGCGCCTGCCGCGCCCGCTGCTCCGGCCCCTGCCGAGAAGGCACCCGTCAAGAAGAAGGCCCGCAAGTCTGCAGGTGCGGCTAAGCGCAAAGCTTCTGGGCCCCCGGTGTCCGAGCTCATTACCAAGGCTGTCGCCGCCTCCAAGGAGCGCAGCGGCGTGTCTTTGGCCGCTCTCAAGAAAGCGCTGGCAGCAGCTGGCTATGACGTGGAGAAGAACAACAGCCGTATCAAGCTAGGTCTCAAGAGCCTGGTGAGCAAGGGTACCCTGGTGCAGACCAAGGGCACCGGCGCTTCGGGGTCCTTCAAACTCAACAAGAAGGCAGCCTCTGGGGAAGCCAAGCCTAAGGCTAAAAAGGCAGGCGCGGCGAAGGCAAAAAAGCCCACGGGAGCGGCGAAGAAGCCTAAGAAGGCGACGGGGGCAGCAACCCCTAAGAAGACCGCCAAGAAGACCCCAAAGAAGGCGAAGAAGCCGGCTGCGGCTGCTGGAGCCAAAAAAGCGAAAAGCCCGAAAAAGGCGAAAGCAGCCAAGCCAAAAAAGGCGCCCAAGAGCCCAGCGAAGGCCAAAGCAGTGAAACCCAAGGCGGCTAAACCAAAGACCGCCAAGCCTAAGGCAGCCAAGCCAAAGAAGGCGGCAGCCAAGAAAAAGTAA